One region of Catenuloplanes indicus genomic DNA includes:
- a CDS encoding redox-sensing transcriptional repressor Rex: MSQHPPPGAPGHGATDQGEPGHAAVVPALPDLPEATIARLPEYLRALHHLAEAGHETASSEELAVAAGVNSAKLRKDLSHLGSYGTRGVGYDVTLLVDQIENVLGLTQRRSVVLVGLGNLGHALAGYAGFASRGFRIAALFDVDPELVGQRIHGLTVRHLDELPQVAAEDPIAIGVISTPAEGAQSVADRLVAAGVTGILNFAPRVLNVPVGVDVRKVDLAIELQILSFHQHRKSSAAGPAGLTALPGGLTGPGAHHSTDAAEAVGS; this comes from the coding sequence ATGAGCCAGCACCCCCCGCCGGGCGCGCCCGGGCACGGCGCGACCGATCAAGGCGAGCCCGGTCACGCCGCGGTCGTCCCGGCACTGCCGGACCTCCCCGAGGCCACGATCGCCCGGCTGCCGGAATACCTGCGCGCCCTGCACCACCTGGCGGAGGCGGGTCACGAGACGGCCTCCAGCGAGGAACTCGCCGTGGCCGCCGGGGTCAACTCCGCGAAGCTCCGCAAGGACCTCTCTCACCTCGGGTCGTACGGCACCCGCGGCGTCGGGTACGACGTCACCCTGCTCGTCGACCAGATCGAGAACGTGCTCGGCCTCACCCAGCGCCGCTCCGTCGTCCTGGTCGGCCTGGGTAACCTGGGCCACGCGCTCGCCGGGTACGCCGGATTCGCCAGCCGCGGCTTCCGCATCGCCGCGCTCTTCGACGTCGACCCGGAGCTGGTCGGCCAGCGCATCCACGGCCTGACCGTGCGCCACCTCGACGAGCTGCCGCAGGTCGCGGCGGAGGACCCGATCGCGATCGGTGTCATCTCCACGCCCGCGGAAGGCGCCCAGAGCGTAGCGGACCGGCTCGTGGCCGCCGGCGTGACCGGCATCCTGAACTTCGCTCCCCGCGTGCTGAACGTGCCCGTGGGAGTGGACGTCCGGAAGGTGGATCTCGCGATCGAACTCCAGATCCTCTCCTTCCACCAGCACCGCAAGTCGAGCGCGGCCGGGCCGGCCGGGCTCACCGCCCTGCCCGGCGGCCTGACCGGGCCGGGAGCACACCATTCCACCGACGCTGCGGAGGCGGTCGGCTCGTGA
- a CDS encoding glutamyl-tRNA reductase has translation MKLLVVGASYRTSPVSVLERLATPPADLPGILERLVAQPYIGEAVMLSTCNRVEVYAAVSGFHGGLGDICTVLAGHAGFDVPAELAGHLYVHFDGDAVEHTFKVAAGLDSMVVGEPQILGQLRDAYHSATEADTAGRLLHELMQQGLRVGKRAHAETGIDRAGQSVVTAALEVAAEHLPGGLAGRPALVIGAGAMGALSVATLSRAGVGPLRVTNRNTERAERLAEAYGAHPADYADVVTALRDADLVVSATASQTPVLTRALLETAVAGRTGRDPLVVLDLALPRDVAPDAVTLPGVVVLDIDRLAEARREHPASADMLAVENIVAGEVENFLGWLRGKDVAPTVAALRGRADDVVTAELRRLNQRHPEFSDDQRADVAKTLHRVVQQLLHQPTVRVRQLAQSPGGDQYAALLRELFDLEIPQATHADAVPEIGGKA, from the coding sequence GTGAAACTCCTCGTCGTCGGCGCGTCGTACCGCACCAGCCCGGTCTCCGTGCTGGAACGGCTCGCGACGCCGCCCGCGGACCTGCCCGGCATCCTGGAACGGCTGGTCGCCCAGCCGTACATCGGTGAGGCCGTGATGCTGTCCACCTGCAACCGGGTGGAGGTCTACGCGGCGGTCTCCGGCTTCCACGGCGGTCTCGGCGACATCTGCACCGTGCTGGCCGGGCACGCCGGCTTCGACGTGCCCGCCGAACTGGCCGGCCACCTGTACGTGCACTTCGACGGCGACGCCGTGGAGCACACGTTCAAGGTCGCGGCCGGGCTCGATTCCATGGTCGTCGGCGAGCCGCAGATCCTCGGGCAGCTGCGCGACGCGTACCACTCGGCCACCGAGGCGGACACGGCCGGCCGGCTGCTGCACGAGCTGATGCAGCAGGGCCTGCGGGTCGGCAAGCGGGCGCACGCGGAGACCGGCATCGACCGGGCCGGCCAGAGCGTGGTCACGGCCGCGCTCGAGGTCGCCGCGGAGCACCTGCCCGGCGGGCTGGCCGGCCGGCCGGCGCTGGTCATCGGCGCGGGCGCGATGGGCGCGCTGTCCGTCGCCACGCTCAGCCGGGCCGGTGTCGGCCCGCTGCGCGTCACGAACCGCAACACCGAGCGGGCCGAACGGCTCGCCGAGGCGTACGGCGCGCACCCGGCCGACTACGCGGACGTGGTCACCGCGCTCCGCGACGCCGACCTGGTCGTCTCCGCGACCGCGTCGCAGACGCCGGTGCTCACCCGCGCGCTGCTGGAGACGGCCGTCGCCGGGCGCACCGGCCGGGACCCGCTGGTGGTGCTCGACCTGGCGCTGCCGCGCGACGTGGCGCCGGACGCCGTGACCTTGCCCGGCGTGGTCGTGCTGGACATCGACCGGCTCGCCGAGGCACGCCGGGAGCACCCCGCGTCCGCGGACATGCTCGCGGTGGAGAACATCGTCGCCGGTGAGGTGGAGAACTTCCTCGGCTGGCTGCGTGGCAAGGACGTGGCACCGACCGTCGCCGCGCTGCGCGGCCGGGCCGACGACGTGGTCACCGCCGAGCTGCGCCGGCTCAACCAGCGTCACCCCGAGTTCAGCGACGACCAGCGCGCGGACGTGGCGAAGACGCTGCACCGCGTCGTGCAGCAGCTGCTGCACCAGCCGACGGTCCGGGTCCGCCAGCTCGCCCAGTCACCCGGCGGCGACCAGTACGCGGCGCTGCTGCGCGAGCTGTTCGACCTGGAGATCCCGCAGGCGACCCACGCCGACGCCGTACCCGAGATCGGAGGGAAAGCGTGA
- the hemC gene encoding hydroxymethylbilane synthase: MTGSPLRLGTRGSALALAQSQRVAGALTAATGRPVELVRIVTSGDTSAAPVQTLGVGVFVSALRDALTAGKIDFAVHSYKDLPTGAAPGLHIAAVPAREDPRDALISRDGLRLTELPPGARIGTGAVRRIAQLQALGLQFETVPIRGNVDTRISRVVGPHADLDAVVLARAGLARLGRDGEITETLDPMLMLPAPAQGALAVECRADDADLIDLLSVLDHPDTRAVVAAERSLLATLEAGCSAPVGAYAEIAEGDDGDEIYLRGAVIAPDGSHDVRLSRTGHPADAVELGKALAADLLDSGAAGLWTAGPAQPPNGTTPNASPRTAEAHVTGSTQ, encoded by the coding sequence GTGACCGGCTCACCATTGCGCCTCGGCACCCGGGGCAGCGCGCTCGCGCTCGCCCAGTCACAGCGCGTCGCCGGCGCGCTCACCGCGGCCACCGGCCGGCCGGTCGAGCTGGTCCGCATCGTGACCAGCGGTGACACCTCCGCCGCGCCGGTGCAGACGCTCGGCGTGGGCGTGTTCGTCTCCGCGCTGCGCGACGCGCTGACCGCCGGAAAGATCGACTTCGCGGTGCACAGCTACAAGGACCTGCCCACCGGCGCGGCCCCCGGCCTGCACATCGCGGCCGTACCCGCCCGGGAGGACCCGCGCGACGCACTGATCTCCCGCGACGGCCTGCGGCTGACCGAGCTTCCCCCCGGAGCCCGGATCGGCACCGGCGCGGTCCGCCGCATCGCCCAGCTCCAGGCGCTCGGCCTGCAGTTCGAGACCGTCCCGATCCGCGGCAACGTGGACACCCGGATCTCCCGGGTGGTCGGCCCGCACGCGGACCTGGACGCGGTCGTGCTGGCCCGCGCCGGCCTGGCCCGGCTCGGCCGGGACGGCGAGATCACCGAGACGCTCGACCCGATGCTCATGCTGCCCGCGCCCGCGCAGGGTGCGCTCGCCGTGGAGTGCCGCGCCGACGACGCCGACCTGATCGACCTGCTCAGCGTGCTCGACCACCCGGACACCCGGGCGGTCGTCGCGGCCGAGCGGTCGCTGCTGGCCACACTGGAGGCCGGCTGCAGCGCACCGGTCGGCGCGTACGCGGAGATCGCCGAGGGCGACGACGGCGACGAGATCTACCTGCGCGGCGCCGTGATCGCCCCGGACGGCAGCCACGACGTGCGCCTGTCCCGCACCGGACACCCGGCCGACGCCGTCGAGCTCGGCAAGGCGCTCGCGGCCGACCTGCTCGACTCCGGTGCCGCCGGACTCTGGACGGCCGGCCCCGCACAGCCCCCGAATGGCACGACTCCGAATGCCTCACCGCGGACCGCGGAAGCACATGTAACTGGGAGCACGCAATGA
- a CDS encoding uroporphyrinogen-III synthase, whose translation MTRTRKAVGHIAFVGAGPGDPGLLTRRAHDAVVDADQVIYDRGLPESLIEALKAQAAEDAQFTPAEGAPGDVAKVLLSAARSGLHAAYLVAGDPFGHDSVVAAVQAVARTAAHFEVVPGIGQAAGVATYAGVPLPGVRTAGDVDDVTTLDFEALAAALGRGSISLAVDAGDLAAVRDGLLAAGVDGTTPVGVTGDGTGDTQHTTTSTVDSFVAAALGFTGRVVLTLGAGVAERDKLSWWENRPLYGWKVLVPRTKEQAGVMSARLRAYGAIPCEVPTIAVEPPRTPAQMERAIKGLVDGRYAWVVFTSVNAVRAVWEKFGEHGLDARHFGGVKIACIGEATAEAVRAFGIQPELIPVGEQSSEGLLAEFSPHDEILDPVGRVLLPRADIATETLAAGLVERGWEVDDVTAYRTVRAAPPPADIRDAIKSGGFDAVLFTSSSTVRNLVGIAGKPHQRTVVAVIGPKTAETATEFGLRVDVQPPHASVPDLVEALAGYAVELREKLAAMPAKQRRGSKVQGPTALRFR comes from the coding sequence ATGACCCGCACCCGTAAAGCCGTAGGCCACATCGCGTTCGTCGGGGCCGGCCCCGGCGATCCCGGCCTGCTCACCCGCCGTGCGCACGACGCCGTCGTCGATGCGGACCAGGTGATCTACGACCGGGGTCTCCCCGAATCGCTGATCGAGGCATTGAAGGCGCAGGCCGCCGAGGACGCCCAGTTCACGCCCGCGGAGGGCGCCCCCGGCGACGTCGCCAAGGTGCTGCTCTCCGCCGCCCGCTCCGGGCTGCACGCGGCGTACCTGGTCGCCGGTGACCCGTTCGGCCACGACTCGGTGGTCGCCGCGGTGCAGGCGGTCGCGCGTACCGCCGCGCACTTCGAGGTCGTGCCCGGCATCGGCCAGGCGGCCGGCGTAGCCACCTACGCGGGCGTGCCGCTGCCCGGCGTGCGCACCGCCGGTGACGTCGACGACGTCACTACGCTGGACTTCGAGGCGCTCGCCGCCGCGCTCGGCCGCGGCTCGATCTCCCTGGCAGTCGACGCCGGTGACCTGGCCGCGGTCCGCGACGGACTGCTGGCCGCGGGCGTCGACGGCACCACACCGGTCGGTGTCACCGGCGACGGCACCGGCGACACCCAGCACACCACCACCTCCACCGTCGACTCGTTCGTCGCGGCCGCGCTCGGCTTCACCGGCCGCGTCGTGCTCACGCTCGGCGCGGGCGTCGCCGAGCGGGACAAGCTCAGCTGGTGGGAGAACCGGCCGCTGTACGGCTGGAAGGTCCTCGTCCCGCGGACCAAGGAGCAGGCCGGCGTGATGAGCGCGCGCCTGCGCGCGTACGGCGCGATCCCGTGCGAGGTGCCGACCATCGCGGTCGAGCCGCCGCGCACCCCGGCCCAGATGGAGCGGGCGATCAAGGGCCTGGTCGACGGCCGGTACGCGTGGGTCGTCTTCACCTCGGTCAACGCGGTCCGCGCGGTCTGGGAGAAGTTCGGCGAGCACGGCCTGGACGCGCGCCACTTCGGCGGCGTCAAGATCGCCTGTATCGGCGAGGCCACGGCCGAGGCGGTTCGGGCGTTCGGCATCCAGCCCGAGCTGATCCCGGTCGGCGAGCAGTCCTCCGAGGGCCTGCTGGCCGAGTTCTCCCCGCACGACGAGATCCTGGACCCGGTCGGCCGGGTGCTGCTGCCGCGCGCCGACATCGCCACCGAGACGCTCGCGGCCGGCCTGGTCGAGCGTGGCTGGGAGGTCGACGACGTGACCGCGTACCGGACCGTCCGGGCCGCCCCGCCGCCCGCCGACATCCGCGACGCGATCAAGTCCGGTGGCTTCGACGCGGTGCTCTTCACCTCGTCCTCCACTGTCCGCAATCTGGTCGGCATCGCCGGCAAGCCGCACCAGCGCACGGTGGTCGCGGTGATCGGCCCGAAGACCGCGGAGACCGCGACGGAGTTCGGCCTGCGGGTCGACGTCCAGCCGCCGCACGCCTCGGTCCCGGACCTGGTCGAGGCGCTCGCCGGGTACGCCGTCGAGCTGCGCGAGAAGCTGGCTGCGATGCCGGCCAAGCAGCGCCGTGGCTCGAAGGTGCAGGGCCCGACCGCGCTCCGCTTCCGGTAG
- the hemB gene encoding porphobilinogen synthase encodes MSFPDIRPRRLRTTPALRRLVEETRVAPAQLILPMFVKEGLTAPRPISSMPGVVQHSRDSLRKAVVEAVQAGVGGVMLFGVPETRDETGSGGLDPDGILNVALRDVRAEVGDATVIMSDVCLDEFTSHGHCGLLAPDGTVDNDATLEAYARMAVAQADAGAHVLGPSGMMDGQVGAIRAALDAAGHTDRSILAYAVKYASSFYGPFREAVESALDGDRRTYQQNPANLRESMREVALDVAEGADMVMVKPALPYLDVITRVAGTVDVPVAAYQISGEYAMVEAAAANGWINREAAILETLTSIHRAGAQLILTYWAVEAATLLRARY; translated from the coding sequence GTGTCTTTCCCCGACATCCGCCCCCGGCGTCTCCGTACCACCCCGGCCCTGCGCCGGCTGGTCGAGGAGACCCGGGTGGCGCCGGCCCAGCTGATCCTGCCGATGTTCGTGAAGGAGGGCCTCACCGCGCCGCGCCCGATCTCGTCGATGCCGGGCGTGGTGCAGCATTCCCGCGACTCGCTGCGCAAGGCCGTGGTCGAGGCCGTGCAGGCCGGCGTCGGCGGCGTGATGCTCTTCGGCGTGCCGGAGACCCGGGACGAGACCGGCTCCGGCGGCCTCGACCCGGACGGCATCCTCAACGTGGCGCTGCGCGACGTCCGCGCCGAGGTCGGGGACGCCACGGTCATCATGAGCGACGTCTGCCTGGACGAGTTCACCTCGCACGGTCACTGCGGCCTGCTCGCCCCCGACGGCACCGTGGACAACGACGCCACGCTCGAGGCGTACGCCCGGATGGCCGTGGCTCAGGCCGACGCGGGCGCGCACGTGCTCGGCCCGTCCGGGATGATGGACGGCCAGGTCGGCGCGATCCGCGCGGCCCTGGACGCCGCCGGGCACACCGACCGCTCCATCCTCGCCTACGCCGTGAAGTACGCGTCCTCGTTCTACGGCCCGTTCCGCGAGGCCGTCGAGTCCGCGCTGGACGGCGACCGCCGCACCTACCAGCAGAATCCGGCGAACCTGCGCGAGTCGATGCGCGAGGTGGCGCTGGACGTCGCCGAGGGCGCCGACATGGTCATGGTCAAGCCCGCGCTGCCCTACCTCGACGTGATCACCCGGGTTGCCGGCACCGTCGACGTCCCGGTCGCCGCCTACCAGATCAGCGGTGAGTACGCGATGGTCGAGGCCGCCGCCGCGAACGGCTGGATCAACCGCGAGGCCGCCATCCTGGAGACACTCACCTCCATCCACCGCGCCGGCGCTCAGCTCATCCTGACCTACTGGGCCGTCGAGGCCGCCACCCTGCTGCGCGCCCGCTACTAG
- a CDS encoding PadR family transcriptional regulator, whose translation MAKAMREPTFWILTALTDQPRHGYGIIREAGTLSNGSVRLQPGTLYAALDRLTAEGLVAIDREETVDGRPRRYYRLTDNGAAALAAETTRLAHNAATATTRLRTRPTPGTSPA comes from the coding sequence ATGGCCAAGGCAATGCGGGAACCCACGTTCTGGATCCTCACCGCGCTGACCGACCAGCCCCGGCACGGCTACGGCATCATCCGCGAGGCCGGCACCCTCTCCAACGGATCCGTCCGCCTCCAGCCCGGCACCCTCTACGCCGCCCTCGACCGCCTCACCGCCGAGGGCCTGGTCGCCATCGACCGCGAGGAAACCGTCGACGGCCGCCCCCGCCGCTACTACCGCCTCACCGACAACGGCGCCGCTGCCCTCGCCGCCGAAACCACCCGCTTGGCCCACAACGCCGCCACCGCCACCACCCGCCTCCGCACCCGCCCCACCCCCGGCACCTCCCCCGCCTGA
- a CDS encoding helix-turn-helix domain-containing protein, translating into MTKAKVRRRRRAVGYGRPVVRGGSGGGFPVAGLVRRARRMSDMSQRDLARWAEVSAGAVARVESGGLAPSLALLERMLGVTGLRLVVVDPDGRIVQPMGVWDETYDGAGRRYPAHLSTILDPRPGEWWGDQYGLARPPETFHRSPELRERQRRRSQWEVRVAQFRNVPPPPVCTVWREDGRPATVIGDGPPGIADG; encoded by the coding sequence ATGACGAAGGCGAAGGTGCGGCGGAGAAGGCGGGCTGTGGGGTATGGGCGGCCGGTGGTGCGGGGTGGGAGTGGTGGTGGGTTTCCGGTGGCGGGGCTGGTGCGGCGGGCGCGGCGGATGTCGGACATGAGTCAGCGGGATCTGGCCCGGTGGGCGGAGGTGTCGGCGGGGGCGGTGGCGCGTGTGGAGAGCGGTGGGCTGGCGCCGAGTCTGGCGTTGCTGGAGCGGATGCTGGGGGTCACGGGGCTGCGGCTGGTCGTGGTGGATCCGGATGGGCGGATCGTGCAGCCGATGGGGGTGTGGGACGAGACCTATGACGGGGCGGGGAGGCGGTATCCGGCGCATCTGTCGACGATTTTGGATCCGCGGCCGGGGGAGTGGTGGGGGGACCAGTACGGGCTGGCGCGGCCGCCGGAGACGTTTCACCGGTCGCCTGAGCTGCGGGAGCGGCAGCGGCGGCGGAGTCAGTGGGAGGTGCGGGTGGCGCAGTTCCGGAACGTTCCGCCGCCGCCGGTGTGCACGGTGTGGCGGGAGGACGGGAGGCCCGCCACCGTGATCGGTGACGGGCCTCCGGGGATCGCGGACGGGTAG
- a CDS encoding lamin tail domain-containing protein: protein MRPRLWRATLAGTVTAVTAIGLVPGVATAASPDLFISEYIEGSSNNKAVEIFNGTGAAVDLSAYALRMYFNGGTTFSSVPLTGAVADGDVFVLAHASANAAILAAADQTSSASFYNGDDALVLVRGTTVVDSLGQVGVDPGTEWGTGLTGTADNTLRRLPGVTAGDTVVDDAFDPAAQWAGFATDTVDGLGVHTVDGGGPVDVPPVFSCPAISVVAGTAGGGTVTATDPDDVITELAVTSPAAGITRTAFTPAAATGGTASATIGVAADVPAGTYPVTVTATDAAGGTASCTVGVTVAGVLTVGEVQGATPETGNARDHRSPLAPASGNGSSAQYHVVQGVITQLTQARTSAGATTYGFFLQSRIGATDGDPASADGVFVFMSTFTSLVGGYVPVVGDEVALRARVSEYYNYTQLSGASLVSRIASGLDVNAVVATTDARPPADLAAADRFWERHEGERMRVRSGAQTVSGRNVFPSTADAEVWLLDRDDPILKRADPYARRVFRDAHPLDDVPGELFDNGNGSRIMIASMGVKATANDSTALIPGAKTFDRLTTDAVGGLYYTFEKYAVQAGTVSFAAGADPSRNNPPKPADRASELAVSSYNVENLYDYRDDPFDGCDFTGNTGCAGVSPPFDYVPGSQAEYDTQLANLADQIIKDLHAPDLILVEEAEDQDICTVSGGELVCGTTNDADGAPDTLQELALTVTRAGGPAYATAYDRDGADARGITTAFLYRTDRLSLAPATAGDPVLGSSPAVRYRSAGLASNADVQNPKTLNATLPSDVDTSTGIDGANVFTRAPQVGKFIVRAAPGSSDTYPLWAVANHYSSGPDSRVGQRREQAGYGAAIVDAIEAADATAKVVYGGDLNVFPRPDDPIATAANPATSDQLGPLYDAGLHNLYDDLLADAPSSAYSYSYEGQTQTLDHLFVNDALYADLIEMRAAHINADWSAEDSSNGSRGSSDHDPQVARFHTRPSLTVTDAQVTEGDRGTSPLTFTVSLSRATATPVVVCATTLGSTASAGSDYSPLIRCTTIAAGQTGTTFTVSVNGDRKREADEKLSLLVAGIPGIRNTDPIATGTIRNDD, encoded by the coding sequence ATGCGCCCTCGGCTCTGGCGCGCCACGCTGGCCGGCACGGTCACCGCCGTCACGGCGATCGGTCTCGTGCCCGGCGTGGCGACCGCCGCGTCGCCCGACCTGTTCATCTCCGAATACATCGAAGGCAGCAGCAACAACAAGGCTGTCGAGATCTTCAACGGTACGGGTGCGGCGGTGGACCTCTCCGCGTACGCGCTCCGGATGTACTTCAACGGCGGCACCACGTTCAGCAGCGTGCCGCTGACCGGTGCGGTCGCGGACGGCGACGTGTTCGTGCTGGCCCACGCGTCCGCGAACGCGGCGATCCTGGCCGCCGCGGACCAGACGTCGAGCGCGAGCTTCTACAACGGCGACGACGCGCTCGTGCTGGTCAGGGGCACGACCGTGGTCGACTCGCTCGGCCAGGTGGGCGTCGACCCGGGCACCGAGTGGGGCACCGGGCTGACCGGCACCGCGGACAACACCTTGCGCCGGCTGCCGGGCGTGACCGCGGGCGACACGGTGGTCGACGACGCCTTCGACCCGGCGGCGCAGTGGGCCGGGTTCGCCACCGACACCGTGGACGGCCTCGGCGTGCACACGGTCGACGGCGGCGGCCCGGTGGACGTACCCCCGGTGTTCTCCTGCCCGGCGATCTCCGTCGTGGCCGGCACGGCCGGCGGTGGCACGGTGACCGCGACCGACCCGGACGACGTGATCACCGAGCTGGCCGTGACCAGCCCGGCCGCCGGTATCACCCGGACCGCGTTCACTCCGGCGGCCGCGACGGGCGGCACCGCGTCCGCCACGATCGGTGTGGCCGCGGACGTACCGGCCGGCACCTACCCGGTCACGGTCACCGCGACGGACGCCGCGGGTGGCACCGCGAGCTGCACGGTCGGCGTGACCGTCGCCGGCGTGCTGACCGTGGGCGAGGTGCAGGGCGCGACGCCGGAGACCGGCAACGCCCGCGACCACCGTTCGCCGCTGGCACCCGCGTCCGGCAACGGCAGCAGCGCGCAGTACCACGTCGTGCAGGGCGTGATCACGCAGCTGACTCAGGCGCGTACGTCGGCCGGCGCCACCACGTACGGTTTCTTCCTGCAGAGCCGGATCGGCGCGACCGACGGCGACCCGGCCAGCGCGGACGGCGTCTTCGTCTTCATGAGCACGTTCACGTCGCTGGTCGGCGGCTACGTGCCGGTCGTCGGCGACGAGGTGGCGCTGCGCGCCCGCGTCTCCGAGTACTACAACTACACGCAGCTCAGCGGCGCCTCGCTGGTCAGCAGGATCGCGTCCGGCCTGGACGTGAACGCCGTGGTGGCCACGACCGACGCGCGCCCGCCGGCCGACCTGGCCGCCGCGGACCGCTTCTGGGAGCGGCACGAGGGTGAGCGGATGCGGGTGCGGTCCGGCGCGCAGACGGTCAGCGGCCGTAACGTGTTCCCGTCCACCGCGGACGCCGAGGTGTGGCTGCTCGACCGGGACGACCCGATCCTGAAGCGCGCAGACCCTTACGCGCGCCGGGTGTTCCGGGACGCGCACCCGCTGGACGACGTGCCCGGCGAGCTGTTCGACAACGGCAACGGCAGCCGCATCATGATCGCCAGCATGGGCGTGAAGGCCACGGCGAACGACAGCACCGCGCTGATCCCGGGCGCGAAGACGTTCGACCGGCTCACGACGGATGCGGTCGGCGGCCTCTACTACACGTTCGAGAAGTACGCGGTGCAGGCCGGGACGGTGTCGTTCGCGGCCGGCGCCGACCCGTCGCGGAACAACCCGCCGAAACCGGCCGACCGCGCCTCCGAACTGGCCGTCTCGTCGTACAACGTGGAGAACCTCTACGACTACCGCGACGACCCGTTCGACGGCTGCGACTTCACCGGCAACACGGGCTGTGCGGGCGTCTCCCCGCCGTTCGACTACGTCCCGGGCAGCCAGGCCGAGTACGACACGCAGCTGGCGAACCTGGCCGACCAGATCATCAAGGACCTGCACGCGCCGGACCTGATCCTGGTCGAGGAGGCCGAGGACCAGGACATCTGCACCGTGAGCGGCGGTGAGCTGGTCTGCGGCACCACGAACGACGCGGACGGCGCACCGGACACGCTGCAGGAACTGGCGCTGACCGTCACCCGCGCGGGCGGTCCCGCCTACGCCACCGCCTACGACCGGGACGGCGCGGACGCGCGCGGCATCACGACCGCGTTCCTCTACCGCACCGACCGGCTGTCCCTGGCCCCGGCGACCGCGGGCGACCCGGTCCTGGGCTCGTCCCCCGCCGTGCGGTACCGCAGCGCGGGCCTGGCGAGCAACGCGGACGTGCAGAACCCGAAGACGCTGAACGCGACCCTGCCCTCCGACGTGGACACGTCCACCGGGATCGACGGCGCCAACGTCTTCACCCGGGCGCCGCAGGTCGGCAAGTTCATCGTGCGGGCCGCGCCCGGCTCGTCCGACACGTACCCGCTGTGGGCCGTGGCGAACCACTACTCGTCCGGCCCGGACAGCCGCGTCGGCCAGCGCCGGGAGCAGGCCGGGTACGGTGCTGCGATCGTCGACGCGATCGAGGCCGCGGACGCGACGGCCAAGGTCGTCTACGGCGGCGACCTGAACGTGTTCCCGCGCCCCGACGACCCGATCGCCACCGCCGCGAACCCGGCCACGTCCGACCAGCTCGGCCCGCTGTACGACGCCGGCCTGCACAACCTGTACGACGACCTGCTGGCCGACGCGCCGTCGTCCGCCTACTCGTACTCCTACGAGGGCCAGACGCAGACGCTGGACCACCTGTTCGTCAACGACGCGCTCTACGCCGACCTGATCGAGATGCGCGCCGCCCACATCAACGCCGACTGGTCCGCCGAGGACTCCTCGAACGGCTCCCGCGGTAGCAGCGACCACGACCCGCAGGTCGCCCGCTTCCACACCCGCCCGTCCCTGACCGTCACCGACGCCCAGGTCACCGAGGGCGACCGAGGCACCAGCCCGCTGACGTTCACCGTCTCGCTGTCCCGCGCCACCGCCACACCGGTCGTCGTCTGCGCCACCACGCTCGGCAGCACCGCATCGGCCGGCTCGGACTACAGCCCGCTGATCCGCTGCACCACCATCGCCGCCGGCCAGACCGGCACCACGTTCACGGTCTCGGTCAACGGCGACCGCAAGCGCGAGGCCGACGAGAAGCTCTCACTGCTCGTCGCCGGCATCCCCGGCATCCGCAACACCGACCCGATCGCCACCGGCACCATCCGCAACGACGACTGA